In Synchiropus splendidus isolate RoL2022-P1 chromosome 11, RoL_Sspl_1.0, whole genome shotgun sequence, the DNA window GTTTTCCCCCGTCAGCAGATGTGAAGATGAGGTCAATAACAGGCTGTTTCTCCCGATCCAAGGCCTTCTGCAGCACTAACTCGGCGGAGACTCCGTGTTCTCCGCCACTCTGCACATCCAGAGAGAAATATTCATTCTGGCTCAGCTTATATGTTTTTACCGAGTTACTCCCTGAATCCGCATCCACCGCTATGGGGAGCAGGTATCTCTCTCCTGGGGGTACTGACTCCGACATTTGCAGTGAATGCGACTTTTCCAAGAACTCAGGCGAGTTATCGTTGATATCTAAAATTTTCACTTCTATCCGGTGAACATCCATCGGGTCACTCATGACCGCCTGAATCCTCACGGAGCATTCTGCCGTGTTCGGACAAAGGGCCTCTCTGTCTATCCTCTCGCTAACAAACAGACTCCCGGAGCGTCGGTCCACGTCAAAATAATTCTTACTGTCACTGGAAACAACACGGAGATCCCTGGAATCGAGCTCCTGAATATTTAGGTTCAGATCCTTGGCGATGTTTCCCACCACGGTGCCTTTGTTCACCTCCTCGGAGATCGAGTATGAGATTTGTGATGCGGAtccgtcacacacacaaagaagaacCGCAAAAATAATCCAAATATAGTCCTCCACTCGTCGAGCCCTCATCGTGGTAAAATGCAGAGCAGAATCCCGTCAGACATTTATCCCCATCGCATGGATaaaatcctccctgaacacGATCTTCCAGCAGCGACAGTCTCAGCCCTTCTCACATTGAAGCCAAACCCCTGATTCAACCAGCCAATCACCGTTCGAGGATTGACGTGTAGGCCGGAGTTGTGATGAAAACGTATCCACCCAGTCTACGGTCTACAGCGACCTCTTGTGAGGTTTCAGTGTGAAACATATAAAAAAGATTCCGTCTACAATTCAAGAGAAATAGCGGATTAAATTACATTATAttgtaacaacaataataatacttattattattattattgaaatacaTATGACAGCGTATCAGACAAAATTCAGAGTTTGAGGTTCATGACAAGAATCAGCACCACGGATAGCATCGAAAGCGATTTATTTCGCCACACAGTTATTAGCTTGGATGAGTGTCGAAATTATCTTTGTTTTTAACAAATAAATCTCTTCCAGGGAACAATAAGAGTGTATATTgaggaaataataaaataaaaaaaaaactccaatgCAAACAATCTGAACACTTACAAAAGTAGATTAACACTATGCTCGAGTGCCGTATATCAATAAGAACAAAAATCGCTTTATATAACATGGAAGTGCTTCCAAATAACAGTGTGACAAACTTCAAATCAAAAGATAGAGATTTAAACTACTGTGGCGTGTCAGTTAAGAAACTTTTTAGGCATCACACAGCAGATGAACGGGTGATATAAAACAGCTATCAAACTGAAGGAATCACTTCCATCTTACCTTCTCTTTGTTAGGTAAAGTCTGAGTCCTGGTAAAAGTGTCTCCTCCATTAATACTGATCAGTTCTGCATCTACTGGTGGAAACGGGGCGGGGAAAACCACCACGTCACTCTTGAGTGTGTCTGAGCTGAAACACACGTCGTACTGCTGAGTAGATTTGGAGTAAGACCAGCTCCCGTCAGGGTGGGTGGTGATCATGGGGGGGCTGTACCTGCTGAAATCACTGTCTGTCCTGTGACATCTGACCGCTATCAAGGTCACCAGACTCAGCAGGAAGATGGACGACACCGCCACGATGGCGATCAGCAGGTACAAGTTCAAATCAGAGAAgttctcctccttcatggtCACATGTCTGAACTGAGTCTGGATGTCAGCGGAGCTTTCAACCACCACCACATCGATAGACACAGTCGCTGACAGGGAGGGTTCTCCATTATCAGAAACCAGCACCACCAAGGGGTGAGTCTTCAGGTCATTGTCGCTCATTCTCCTCTTGGTCCGGATCTCCCCACTACTGGTTCCGATCCTGAACAGGTTGTTTCCTTTGGGCTCAGACAGGTGATAAGACAGCAGAGCGTTGTATCCAGAGTCTGTGTCTACAGCCCTGATCTTTGCTACAAAGTATCCTGCTTCAGCAGAATAAGGAATGTTCTCACTGTTCACTGAACCCAGCTCAGAATAGGGAGCCAGAATCGTAGGGCTGTTGTCGTTCTCATCCAGGATAAAAACTTTCACggtcacgttgctgctgagaggaggaacACCAGAGTCTGTGGCCTGAACTTTGAACTGGAAGGTTTTTAACTTCTCAAAGTCAAACGACTGCAGACTGACTATGTCTCCTGTGTCTGAGTTTATGGTCAGAGCTGACAGGATTGGAACATTTCGTGGATGACTGTCTATCAATGAATAAGTCAGTTTTGAATTAACATCTAAATCTGGATCAGACGCATTAATTTGACATATTTTCGATCCTTGTGGACTATTTTCTTTCACATAAACATTAATAACAGGCTCCATGAATCGAGGTGCGTTATCATTGACGTCAGACACATGAACAGTAATGATCCTGTTACTGGACAGAGGAGGGCTCCCTTCGTCTGTAGCTTCAATAGTGACGTCATAGACAAAAGTCTTTTCTCTGTCCAGAGGTCCATCAACTACTAATGAATAATCATTTTTATAGTTTGATTTGAGCTTAAAAGGAACTGATCCAACTACTTTACAGCTGGTTACACCATTACTGCCTCCATCTCTGTCACTCACTGTGACCAAAGCAACGATAGTTCCCAGCTCTGAGTCTTCTTTCACTGGAGTcatcagtgacgtcactgataTTTCAGGAGCATTATCGTTCTCATCAAGTACTTCTATTAgtagttttgtgtgtgtactgCGTGGCGACTGACCCTGATCCATCGCTTGAACTCTGAGTTCATACGCAGGTGTTTCCTCGTGGTCTAAAGAGCCTTTCAATGCGATTACTCCTGTTTCTGGGTTTAAATCAAACATAACAGAGGGGTCGACTTTACCTCGTTTTACAAAGGAGTACACTATTTTACCGTTCATTCCCTCGTCTAAATCGGTTGCATTTAATTGTATCACTGCAGAGCCATGCGCCCCTCCTTCATAAACACTTACTTTATACAATGGTTTACTAAAAACTGGAGTGTTATCATTAACATCCGTCACAATAATTTGTATATTCGATGTCCCTGTTCTGACAGGTTTTCCCCCGTCAGCAGCTGTGAGGATGAGGTCAATAACAGGCTGTTTCTCCCGATCTATAGTCTTCTGGAGCACCAAGTCGGCGGAGACTCCGTGTTCTCCACCACTCTGCACGTCCAGAGAGAAATATTCATTCTGGCTCAGCTTGTATGTTTTTACCGAGTTACTCCCTGAATCTGCGTCCACCGCTATGGGCAGCAGATATCTCTCTCCGGGAGTCACCGACTCTGAAATTTGTATTGAATGAGATTGCTCAATAAACTCAGGCGGGTTATCGTTGATATCTAAAATTTTCACTTCTATCCGGTGAACATCCATCGGGTCACTCATGACCGCCTGAATCCTCACGGAGCATTCTGCCGTGTTCGGACAAAGGGCCTCTCTGTCTATCCTCTCGCTAACAAACAGACTCCCGGAGCGTCGGTCCACGTCAAAATAATTCTTACTGTCACTGGAAACAACACGGAGATCCCTGGAATCGAGCTCCTGAATATTTAGGTTCAGATCCTTGGCGATGTTTCCCACCACGGTGCCTTTGTTCACCTCCTCGGAGATCGAGTATGAGATTTGTGATGCGGATCCGTCACACAGACAAAGAAGAACCACAAAAATTATGCAAAAATATTCCTCCATGCGTCGAGCCCTCATCGTGGAAAAATAAAGAGCTGAATACCGTCAGACATTTATCTCCATTGCACGGATaaaatcctccctgaacacGATCTTCCAGCAGCCACAGTCTCAGTCCTTCTCACACTGAAGCCAAACCCCTGATTCAACCAGCCAATCACCGTTCGAGGATTGACGTGTAGGCAGGAGCTGTGATGAAAACGTATCCACCCAGTCTACGGTCTACAGCGACCTCTTGTGAGGATTCAGTGCGACACATGCGAAAAAGAGTCCGTCTACAATTCAAGAGAAATACTGGACTAAAGTACATCCTACTttaacagcaataataatatatattttttattattatataaaaaacACATATGACAGAGTAACATACAAAATTACGGGGTCTGACGCGCTTGACACGAATCAGCACCACGGATAGCGCccaaagcgttttttttttttttttttcccacaatgcTTTGATTAGATCAGTCTCGAAATTGTCTTTCTTATTAGCAAAGAAAGCTCGTCCAGGGAACAAAACGAGTGTATATTGAGGAAATAATAAAATCAGAAATACTCGAACACAAACTTAATCTGAACTCTTAGATTCACACTATACTCGAGTACCCTATATCAATGAGAACACAAAGGGCTTGCAAATTACTGGTGGTGTAACAAAATCCAAATCTCAATCAAATCATAAAGGTTCAAAATACTGAGGCAAGTCATTTAAGAAACATTTGAGGAAGTATATACAAGTTGAATGGGTGATATCAAACAGCCATGAAGGAGAGGGGATCATTTCCATCTTACCTTCTCTTTGTTAGGTAAAGTCTGAGTCCTGGTAAAAGTGTCTCCTCCGTTAATACTGATCAGTTCTGCATCTACAGGTGGAAACGGGGCGGGGAAAACCACCACGTCACTCTTGAGTGTGTCTGAGCTGAAACACACGTCGTACTGCTGAGTAGATTTGGAGTAAGACCAGCTCCCGTCAGGGTGGGTGGTGATCATGGGGGGGCTGTACCTGCTGAAATCACTGTCTGTCCTGTGACATCTGACCGCTATCAAGGTCACCAGACTCAGCAGGAAGATGGACGACACCGCCACGATGGCGATCAGCAGGTACAAGTTCAAATCAGAGAAgttctcctccttcatggtCACATGTCTGAACTGAGTCTGGATGTCAGCGGAGCTTTCAACCACCACCACATCGATAGACACAGTCGCTGACAGGGAGGGTTCTCCATTATCAGACACCAGCACCACCAAAGGGTGAGTCTTCAGGTCATTGTCGCTCATTCTCCTCTTGGTCCGGATCTCCCCACTACTGGTTCCGATCCTGAACAGGTTGTTTCCTTTGGGCTCAGACAGGTGATAAGACAGCAGAGCGTTGTATCCAGAGTCTGCGTCTACAGCCCTGATCTTTGCCACAAAGTATCCTGCTTCAGCAGAATAAGGAATGTTCTCACTGTTCACTGAACCCAGCTCAGAATAGGGAGCCAGAATCGTAGGGCTGTTGTCGTTCTCATCCAGGATAAAAACGTTCACggtcacgttgctgctgagaggaggaacACCAGAGTCTGTGGCCTGAACTTTGAACTGGAAGGTTTTTAACTTCTCAAAGTCAAACGACTGCAGACTGACTATGTCTCCTGTGTCTGAGTTGATGTTTACCATTGACTGTACTTGGTTGTCTTTAGCAAGTGCTTTCATTAAATGAAAGTTAACTTTTGCATTTTCCTCGATGTCTGAATCAGTCGTAGTTAAGCTTTTCATTACCGTACCAGGAAGCCTGTTTTCCTTCACATAAACATCTATAACATCTCCAGTGAAGCAAGGTGGATTATCATTGACATCAGACACTTGAATTTGAATTACATTTGTGCTTGTGAGAGATGGTGACCCTTCATCTATCGCCATGATCGACACATTGTACTGGGAAACATTTTCTCTATCAAGCCGACCGTCCACAACTAAAGAGTAGTAATTTTTATAGTTCGACTTAATCCTAAATGGCGCATAGCCGATCATTTTGCAGTTTGTTTGGCCATTTTTACCACCATCTCTATCCGTtatggtcaccatggcaaccacagtGCCAAGCTCAGCATCCTCTTTGACAGGACTCATGAGTGATGACACTGTGATCTCTGGGGCATTGTCATTAACATCTAAAACCTCCACTAACACCTTGCTATGtgcgctacgtggaggagaaccTTTATCACGGGCTTGAACCCGAATCTCAAACGCTTTACTTTCTTCATAATCAATGATTGCTTTCACTGTAATTTCCCCCGTGTTTTCATTCAATGCGAATTTCTCATCAATGTTCAAACGCC includes these proteins:
- the LOC128766886 gene encoding protocadherin alpha-1-like, whose product is MAVREQLDLGLIFAVLCLCDWTSAQISYTISEEADKGTVVGNIAKDLNLSEKRLHSSGLQITSGYETRYFDVDLDSGVLLVNERVDREKLCPNNARCSLDFEAVLNNPRSLHRIEILIKDINDNAPVFMDKMTTIDIIESSNIGERHPLPSAHDADEGSNSVQIYKLSPNDYFTLDSQSIGDESVSAELVLQKALDREKQSVVDLTLTAVDGGKPPKSGTLQIRVKVLDANDNSPTFSKSLYKVQVVENTNLGSHLLTLEASDVDEGVNGQVLFSFTDRGRLNIDEKFALNENTGEITVKAIIDYEESKAFEIRVQARDKGSPPRSAHSKVLVEVLDVNDNAPEITVSSLMSPVKEDAELGTVVAMVTITDRDGGKNGQTNCKMIGYAPFRIKSNYKNYYSLVVDGRLDRENVSQYNVSIMAIDEGSPSLTSTNVIQIQVSDVNDNPPCFTGDVIDVYVKENRLPGTVMKSLTTTDSDIEENAKVNFHLMKALAKDNQVQSMVNINSDTGDIVSLQSFDFEKLKTFQFKVQATDSGVPPLSSNVTVNVFILDENDNSPTILAPYSELGSVNSENIPYSAEAGYFVAKIRAVDADSGYNALLSYHLSEPKGNNLFRIGTSSGEIRTKRRMSDNDLKTHPLVVLVSDNGEPSLSATVSIDVVVVESSADIQTQFRHVTMKEENFSDLNLYLLIAIVAVSSIFLLSLVTLIAVRCHRTDSDFSRYSPPMITTHPDGSWSYSKSTQQYDVCFSSDTLKSDVVVFPAPFPPVDAELISINGGDTFTRTQTLPNKEKVRWK
- the LOC128766885 gene encoding protocadherin alpha-3-like, with product MRARRMEEYFCIIFVVLLCLCDGSASQISYSISEEVNKGTVVGNIAKDLNLNIQELDSRDLRVVSSDSKNYFDVDRRSGSLFVSERIDREALCPNTAECSVRIQAVMSDPMDVHRIEVKILDINDNPPEFIEQSHSIQISESVTPGERYLLPIAVDADSGSNSVKTYKLSQNEYFSLDVQSGGEHGVSADLVLQKTIDREKQPVIDLILTAADGGKPVRTGTSNIQIIVTDVNDNTPVFSKPLYKVSVYEGGAHGSAVIQLNATDLDEGMNGKIVYSFVKRGKVDPSVMFDLNPETGVIALKGSLDHEETPAYELRVQAMDQGQSPRSTHTKLLIEVLDENDNAPEISVTSLMTPVKEDSELGTIVALVTVSDRDGGSNGVTSCKVVGSVPFKLKSNYKNDYSLVVDGPLDREKTFVYDVTIEATDEGSPPLSSNRIITVHVSDVNDNAPRFMEPVINVYVKENSPQGSKICQINASDPDLDVNSKLTYSLIDSHPRNVPILSALTINSDTGDIVSLQSFDFEKLKTFQFKVQATDSGVPPLSSNVTVKVFILDENDNSPTILAPYSELGSVNSENIPYSAEAGYFVAKIRAVDTDSGYNALLSYHLSEPKGNNLFRIGTSSGEIRTKRRMSDNDLKTHPLVVLVSDNGEPSLSATVSIDVVVVESSADIQTQFRHVTMKEENFSDLNLYLLIAIVAVSSIFLLSLVTLIAVRCHRTDSDFSRYSPPMITTHPDGSWSYSKSTQQYDVCFSSDTLKSDVVVFPAPFPPVDAELISINGGDTFTRTQTLPNKEKVRWK